The following are encoded in a window of Bacillus sp. SORGH_AS_0510 genomic DNA:
- a CDS encoding DUF2777 domain-containing protein, giving the protein MNRQQRLKLYDIQHRAFNEGTVEQINNQWIFFDEETDEATMLDDFIHQEVEIFRLNRWRKGILNEPGKIQCGKEIILFRDHDLIRIRKHLVYSLERLLDGVNDDAFFQFITTLNSLNFSIYDCIYCYNHLSFLSDEHRKDGVNFMVFDNQEQICNVQHHFCYYEKVNDRFEFTINTGKRLIIEKIIS; this is encoded by the coding sequence ATGAATCGACAACAACGACTCAAACTATATGATATTCAACATAGGGCCTTTAACGAAGGAACAGTAGAGCAAATCAATAATCAATGGATATTTTTCGATGAGGAAACAGATGAAGCAACTATGTTAGATGATTTTATTCATCAAGAAGTCGAAATCTTCCGCCTTAATCGCTGGAGGAAAGGTATTTTAAATGAACCTGGTAAGATCCAATGTGGAAAGGAAATTATTTTGTTCCGTGACCACGATTTAATAAGAATAAGAAAGCATTTAGTATATTCTCTTGAGCGACTTTTAGATGGGGTAAATGATGATGCCTTTTTTCAGTTTATCACCACGCTAAACTCATTGAATTTTTCCATTTACGATTGCATCTATTGTTATAACCATTTATCCTTCTTATCTGACGAACATCGAAAAGATGGGGTTAACTTTATGGTATTTGACAATCAAGAACAGATTTGTAATGTACAGCATCATTTTTGTTACTACGAAAAAGTAAATGACCGGTTCGAGTTCACAATCAACACCGGCAAACGATTAATTATTGAAAAAATTATTTCATAA
- a CDS encoding ThiF family adenylyltransferase — protein MFAVIKPGETPCYRCLFPHVPTTTGETCDTVGVLSPLTDIIGSFQAMETIKLLVGAKTTPNLEQIDIWDLSSMQMDISNGRNPSCPCCVKGQFDFLDRSSEHQLAYTTLCGRETVQINPRDKHELDLKKVADHLKSTGKVAGNSFLLRYSPGEEITMAIFKDGRVLIHGTNDIIRAKQLYAKYIGS, from the coding sequence ATGTTTGCGGTCATTAAACCGGGAGAAACCCCTTGTTATCGTTGTCTTTTCCCACATGTTCCTACCACAACAGGTGAAACTTGTGATACGGTAGGAGTGTTATCACCTTTAACAGATATCATAGGTTCCTTTCAGGCCATGGAAACAATCAAACTATTAGTGGGGGCAAAAACCACTCCAAATTTAGAACAAATCGACATTTGGGATCTTTCTTCCATGCAAATGGATATATCCAATGGAAGGAATCCTTCTTGCCCTTGTTGTGTAAAAGGACAATTTGATTTTCTTGATCGATCTTCTGAGCATCAGCTGGCATACACGACACTCTGTGGTCGTGAGACTGTTCAAATTAATCCAAGGGATAAGCACGAACTGGATTTGAAAAAGGTAGCAGATCATCTTAAGAGTACCGGGAAAGTGGCAGGTAATAGTTTTTTACTGCGCTATTCACCGGGGGAAGAGATAACTATGGCTATTTTTAAAGATGGTCGTGTTCTTATCCATGGGACAAATGATATCATACGAGCAAAACAGTTGTACGCAAAATATATTGGCAGCTAA
- a CDS encoding ThiF family adenylyltransferase translates to MSSLDRYSRQILFKAIGEEGQMKLLKSRVAVVGVGALGSVIANHLVRSGVGYIRLIDRDVVELSNLQRQTLFDEEDARQHFPKAAAAKRRLNMVNSSVSVDAVITDLNLDNAEELLNSFDVIVDGTDNFRTRFLINDVAVKYSIPWGSWGGCKFEGDVCGH, encoded by the coding sequence ATGAGTAGTTTAGATCGTTATTCCAGACAAATTCTTTTTAAAGCAATTGGGGAAGAAGGGCAAATGAAGCTGTTAAAAAGCCGTGTGGCTGTTGTTGGAGTAGGTGCACTAGGGAGTGTCATTGCCAATCATCTCGTCCGCTCAGGTGTGGGGTACATAAGGCTCATAGATCGGGATGTTGTTGAATTATCTAATTTACAGAGACAGACTCTATTTGATGAAGAGGATGCTAGACAACATTTTCCGAAGGCAGCCGCAGCTAAAAGAAGATTAAATATGGTTAATTCAAGTGTCTCAGTCGACGCGGTTATTACCGATTTAAATTTGGATAATGCAGAGGAGTTGTTAAATAGCTTTGATGTTATTGTAGATGGTACAGATAATTTTAGGACTCGCTTCTTAATCAATGATGTAGCTGTGAAATACTCTATTCCTTGGGGTTCATGGGGGGGCTGTAAGTTCGAGGGGGATGTTTGCGGTCATTAA
- a CDS encoding aldehyde ferredoxin oxidoreductase family protein: MNLGGFKNKEVLVDLTSGTVDYRPINEEDAIKYIGGRGLGVKYVLDNGPEVEPLSEENILCFMTGPVTGSRSSMSGRLCVVTKSPLTGTVTDSHIGGWTAARLKWAGVDNIIFSGKSDKPVYLYIEEGKAELRDASNLWGTSTREFIKAMKDQFGETDLSVMAIGQAGENTVRFASFINEHDRAAGRGGTAAVAGYKKLKAIVIKAAQKGNMPQPKLDSEYKEANKKAVKAILDGGLTAPNKGGLSVYGTNVLTNLINEVGALPTKNSQLTHWDEAEKHSGEYVNTHLRVANNTCHACPVGCKIEVEVKDGKYKTRVESVEFESAWSLGSNCLLSDAEAISYLIDRCNEYGLDTIELGHCFSVTMEAYEKGIISEELVWGDADSMIDLTKKIAYREGFGGILAEGPARATAAWEVPELSMSVKGQSIPAYDPRGIQGIGLGYATSNRGACHLRGYTVASEIAGIPEPTDRLKPEGKGELLKIFQDMLAFSDSMNICKFSSFSENAEHYAEQYSAMTGISMTAEDVMKAGERIYNLERYYNNLAGFNKAEDDFLPKRFTEEPATGNSAGHVSRMDIMLEEYYQVRGWKDGIATEEKLRELGIIGPELTQTI, encoded by the coding sequence TTGAATTTAGGTGGTTTTAAGAACAAAGAAGTGTTAGTTGACTTAACAAGTGGAACTGTTGATTACAGACCTATCAACGAAGAGGATGCGATTAAGTACATAGGGGGCCGTGGCCTTGGTGTAAAATATGTACTTGATAACGGACCAGAAGTGGAACCGCTTTCAGAAGAAAACATCTTATGTTTTATGACAGGCCCTGTGACTGGTTCACGCTCTTCCATGAGCGGACGCCTTTGTGTCGTTACTAAATCTCCGCTTACAGGAACGGTAACTGATTCTCACATTGGCGGTTGGACTGCTGCACGTCTTAAATGGGCAGGTGTTGATAATATCATCTTCTCTGGAAAAAGTGATAAGCCTGTTTATCTTTACATCGAAGAAGGAAAAGCCGAGCTTCGCGATGCATCAAACCTTTGGGGAACAAGTACTAGAGAATTTATTAAAGCAATGAAGGATCAGTTTGGTGAAACAGACCTTAGTGTGATGGCCATTGGTCAAGCCGGGGAAAACACCGTTCGCTTTGCATCATTTATTAATGAACACGACCGTGCAGCAGGACGCGGTGGAACAGCTGCAGTTGCTGGTTATAAAAAATTGAAGGCTATTGTTATCAAAGCTGCACAAAAAGGAAATATGCCTCAACCTAAATTAGACAGTGAGTACAAAGAAGCGAACAAAAAAGCTGTAAAAGCAATCTTAGATGGTGGTTTAACTGCACCTAATAAGGGTGGACTATCTGTTTATGGAACTAACGTTTTAACAAACCTTATTAATGAGGTAGGAGCACTTCCTACGAAGAACTCTCAATTAACACACTGGGATGAAGCAGAAAAGCACAGTGGTGAATACGTTAACACACATTTACGTGTAGCCAACAATACCTGCCATGCCTGCCCAGTTGGTTGTAAAATTGAGGTTGAAGTGAAAGATGGTAAGTATAAGACACGTGTAGAAAGCGTTGAATTTGAGTCTGCATGGTCACTTGGCTCTAACTGTCTATTAAGTGATGCAGAAGCGATTTCATATTTAATCGATCGTTGTAATGAATACGGTCTTGATACGATTGAACTTGGCCATTGCTTCTCTGTTACAATGGAAGCTTACGAGAAAGGTATCATTTCCGAAGAGTTAGTCTGGGGAGATGCCGATTCTATGATTGATTTAACGAAGAAAATTGCTTACCGTGAAGGCTTTGGCGGTATCCTAGCCGAAGGTCCTGCCCGTGCTACTGCAGCATGGGAAGTACCTGAGCTTTCGATGTCTGTTAAAGGCCAATCTATTCCAGCATATGACCCACGTGGGATCCAAGGAATTGGCTTAGGCTATGCAACTAGTAACCGCGGTGCATGTCACCTGCGCGGTTATACCGTAGCCAGCGAAATTGCCGGTATTCCGGAGCCAACCGACCGTCTAAAACCAGAAGGAAAAGGTGAACTACTTAAGATTTTCCAAGATATGCTTGCATTCTCTGATTCTATGAACATCTGTAAATTCTCTTCTTTCTCTGAAAATGCAGAGCATTATGCCGAGCAATATAGTGCTATGACTGGCATCTCAATGACAGCAGAAGATGTCATGAAGGCAGGAGAAAGAATTTATAATCTTGAACGCTATTATAATAACTTAGCAGGATTCAATAAGGCGGAAGATGACTTCCTGCCAAAACGCTTTACTGAAGAACCAGCAACCGGCAATAGTGCCGGACATGTAAGCCGTATGGATATCATGCTTGAAGAATATTACCAAGTCCGTGGTTGGAAAGATGGCATTGCAACAGAAGAAAAACTTCGTGAACTAGGGATAATTGGGCCTGAACTCACACAGACAATCTAA
- a CDS encoding ubiquitin-like small modifier protein 1, which translates to MIVKVFANLRQICGGVTVEVLPDGDRVIDVLDKMVEMFPDIQAEIFTPEKTLLPFVHVYVNGQNIIHLADLETKVDEKDQFALFPPVAGG; encoded by the coding sequence ATGATTGTAAAGGTTTTTGCTAATCTCCGGCAAATATGTGGTGGGGTAACTGTTGAAGTGCTGCCTGACGGTGACCGGGTCATTGATGTTCTTGATAAAATGGTTGAGATGTTCCCAGATATACAAGCCGAGATATTTACACCTGAAAAAACCTTATTACCATTTGTTCATGTGTATGTAAATGGACAAAATATCATCCATCTTGCCGATCTGGAGACAAAAGTGGATGAAAAGGATCAATTTGCACTCTTTCCCCCTGTTGCAGGTGGATGA
- a CDS encoding YisL family protein: MIHGHITAWVLALILFFVALSLHKSGKEKGAKIVQMILRVLYILIIASGLGLLFMVNKIDVWYILKAVAGLWVIGLLEMILGRVRNNRNTSVFWIQFIVAFLLVLYLGFVKLPMSFLHP; this comes from the coding sequence ATGATTCACGGTCATATTACAGCATGGGTTTTAGCTCTAATTTTATTTTTTGTTGCACTTTCCCTACATAAAAGTGGAAAAGAAAAAGGCGCAAAAATTGTACAAATGATTTTACGCGTATTATACATTCTTATTATTGCATCAGGTTTAGGACTTCTTTTCATGGTGAATAAGATTGATGTCTGGTATATTTTGAAAGCGGTAGCCGGACTTTGGGTAATTGGATTATTAGAAATGATCCTTGGCCGAGTTAGAAATAACAGAAATACATCCGTTTTTTGGATTCAGTTTATTGTTGCTTTCCTACTTGTTTTATACCTAGGCTTCGTAAAACTGCCTATGTCATTTTTACATCCGTAA
- a CDS encoding type II secretion system F family protein, producing the protein MIYLSFFLTVTLSIYGIFNLRTEKKGSIQERLNFFLLNTEQENKPGLLVETHLSFYKRFILPLFVEFKKSFKKRMPGEKEAKIDKKVQMAGSPFGMTAVDFRIVQVISIIVLPLIFFGYGALLEAGKGIVVIFVLFGILIGFFTPHFYLKQKMKTRNHLALREFPDILDLLTVSLEAGLGFDAAISKVVAKKEGPLAMELHRCLEEIRLGKTRREALSGIKERLDVDEIKSFIGSVLQAEKLGIGMVQMLRVISNEVREQRKQRAEEEAMKAPIKMLFPLVLFIFPSLFIVLLGPAVIQVIETFKNG; encoded by the coding sequence ATGATTTATCTTTCATTCTTTTTAACTGTCACCTTAAGTATCTATGGTATTTTCAATTTAAGAACCGAGAAAAAAGGTTCGATTCAAGAACGGTTAAATTTCTTTTTATTAAATACTGAACAAGAAAACAAACCTGGTTTACTGGTAGAAACGCATCTGTCCTTTTATAAACGATTCATTTTACCGTTGTTTGTGGAGTTTAAAAAGAGCTTTAAAAAGAGGATGCCAGGGGAAAAGGAAGCAAAAATTGATAAAAAGGTTCAAATGGCTGGAAGTCCTTTTGGTATGACTGCGGTTGACTTCCGAATCGTTCAAGTGATATCCATTATTGTTCTCCCACTGATTTTCTTTGGATATGGTGCTCTATTAGAGGCTGGGAAAGGAATCGTGGTGATATTCGTTTTATTTGGAATCCTAATTGGTTTTTTTACCCCTCATTTTTATTTAAAACAGAAAATGAAGACAAGGAACCATTTGGCATTAAGAGAATTCCCGGATATTTTAGACCTTTTGACTGTTAGTCTTGAAGCAGGACTCGGGTTTGATGCTGCGATAAGTAAAGTGGTCGCAAAGAAAGAGGGTCCTCTCGCAATGGAATTGCACCGATGTTTAGAGGAAATTCGCTTGGGAAAAACGCGGAGAGAGGCTTTGTCGGGAATAAAAGAAAGACTTGATGTGGATGAAATAAAATCATTTATTGGTAGTGTTTTGCAGGCGGAAAAGCTTGGAATTGGGATGGTTCAAATGTTAAGAGTTATATCGAATGAAGTAAGAGAACAGCGAAAACAACGTGCAGAAGAAGAAGCAATGAAAGCACCAATTAAGATGCTATTCCCTTTAGTACTTTTCATTTTTCCTAGTTTATTTATCGTATTATTGGGTCCTGCAGTCATTCAAGTTATTGAAACTTTTAAAAATGGATAA
- a CDS encoding type II secretion system F family protein, protein MQHYLSIEEEKVSREKVEGKQISFLKVMKEKIQKKVLTKEKNNRLELKIAQAGLPLKPEEYILFQWISTAFMGGVFYLLTDKWIFLPFGGVIGFFLPKWYLGKKQRERITKFNEGLADMITTIVGSLRAGFSFPQALKSVAEEAASPIKEEIDYVIKEMQFGKGIEDALKDLYERMPSEDLDLMIQAILIQRQVGGNLATVLDKITETIRDRTKIQRQITTLTAQGRLSGYVIALLPVILGFLLYLIQPDYIGGLFRNPIGLAMVGAGVISGIIGFVLIKKITTIEV, encoded by the coding sequence ATGCAACACTATCTGTCCATTGAGGAAGAAAAGGTAAGCAGAGAAAAAGTGGAAGGCAAACAAATCTCTTTTCTAAAAGTGATGAAAGAAAAAATTCAGAAGAAAGTTTTAACGAAGGAAAAAAACAATCGACTGGAATTAAAAATTGCTCAAGCAGGTTTGCCGTTAAAACCAGAAGAATACATTCTTTTTCAATGGATCTCAACGGCATTTATGGGTGGGGTATTCTATCTATTGACTGATAAATGGATATTCCTTCCTTTTGGTGGTGTTATTGGTTTCTTCCTGCCAAAATGGTATCTGGGAAAGAAACAACGGGAACGAATTACAAAATTCAATGAAGGTCTTGCAGACATGATCACTACCATTGTTGGCAGTTTGAGAGCAGGTTTTAGCTTTCCACAGGCATTGAAGTCGGTGGCAGAGGAAGCGGCATCTCCAATAAAGGAAGAAATTGATTATGTAATCAAGGAAATGCAATTTGGTAAAGGAATTGAAGATGCTCTCAAAGACTTATACGAACGAATGCCCAGTGAGGATTTAGATTTGATGATTCAGGCAATCTTGATTCAAAGACAGGTTGGCGGTAATCTTGCTACAGTACTCGACAAGATTACTGAAACCATTCGTGACCGAACTAAAATTCAGCGGCAAATTACAACTCTTACAGCTCAGGGGCGTTTGTCGGGCTATGTCATTGCCTTATTACCAGTAATTCTCGGTTTTCTTCTTTACTTAATCCAGCCGGACTATATTGGTGGACTTTTTCGTAATCCCATTGGATTAGCAATGGTAGGAGCTGGGGTTATTTCGGGTATTATTGGGTTTGTACTAATTAAAAAAATCACTACTATTGAGGTGTAG
- a CDS encoding CpaF family protein yields MGLLNRIQEKNNQFVREPKLIDITHEVPIPSQVLEVRQVFREQKPKETKKESKRETVKVRQVDKNQELKNVLHKKILHELKEQEIDEIIPQLDGMAVEIIKEDEDFRGQIDRKKVVNELINDLTGFGPINPLLLDEDVSEVMVNGPNQVYCERKGKLVLTSVQFRDNEHVMSVIEKIVAPLGRRIDESSPMVDARLPDGSRVNAIIPPLALNGPTITIRKFSKDPYQIEDLINFGTVTEEMAIFLDACVKARLNMFVSGGTGSGKTTTLNVLSNFIPEDERIVTIEDAAEIQLGQEHVVSLESRPPNIEGKGAISIRDLVRNSLRMRPDRVIIGEVRGGEALDMLQAMNTGHDGSLATGHSNSPRDMIARLETMVLLAGVDLPIKAIREQIAGAIDVIIQQSRLKDGSRKITNITEVQGMEGDIIVLQDIFAYQQEGLSPEGKIIGRLVPTGVRPKFYEKLEASGIHIPASVFIDQQEEWRK; encoded by the coding sequence ATGGGTCTATTAAATCGAATCCAAGAAAAGAACAATCAATTCGTTAGAGAACCAAAATTAATAGATATCACGCATGAAGTTCCGATTCCTTCACAAGTGTTGGAAGTTAGACAAGTCTTTAGGGAACAAAAGCCCAAAGAGACAAAGAAAGAAAGTAAAAGAGAGACCGTAAAGGTTCGTCAGGTTGACAAAAACCAGGAACTGAAGAATGTTCTCCATAAAAAAATATTACATGAGCTAAAGGAACAGGAAATTGACGAAATCATCCCTCAATTAGATGGAATGGCTGTAGAAATTATTAAAGAGGATGAGGATTTCCGTGGACAAATCGATAGAAAAAAAGTCGTAAATGAACTAATTAATGATTTAACAGGCTTTGGTCCAATTAATCCTCTTCTTTTGGATGAGGACGTATCCGAGGTTATGGTAAATGGACCTAATCAAGTGTATTGTGAGCGGAAAGGAAAGCTAGTATTAACATCAGTACAATTTCGTGATAATGAACATGTTATGAGCGTTATTGAAAAGATTGTTGCTCCACTCGGTCGAAGGATTGATGAAAGCTCACCGATGGTAGATGCCAGGCTTCCGGATGGATCTCGTGTGAACGCGATCATTCCTCCTTTGGCATTAAATGGACCAACCATTACCATACGTAAATTTTCTAAGGACCCGTATCAGATCGAGGATTTAATTAATTTTGGAACTGTTACAGAGGAGATGGCTATTTTCCTTGATGCATGCGTAAAAGCAAGATTAAATATGTTTGTAAGTGGTGGAACAGGTTCAGGAAAAACAACCACTCTTAATGTCTTGTCCAATTTTATCCCTGAAGATGAGAGAATTGTCACTATTGAGGATGCTGCCGAAATTCAGTTAGGACAAGAGCATGTGGTATCGCTAGAATCGCGTCCGCCTAATATTGAAGGGAAAGGTGCGATTTCCATTCGTGACCTTGTTAGGAACTCATTAAGGATGAGACCAGACAGAGTCATAATTGGTGAGGTCCGTGGAGGAGAGGCCCTCGATATGCTTCAAGCCATGAATACGGGACATGACGGTTCGCTTGCTACAGGACACTCAAATAGTCCAAGAGATATGATTGCCAGGCTTGAAACGATGGTTTTATTAGCAGGAGTCGACCTGCCAATTAAAGCGATTAGGGAACAGATAGCTGGTGCAATTGACGTCATCATTCAACAATCACGATTAAAAGATGGTTCTAGAAAAATTACTAATATTACTGAAGTACAGGGGATGGAAGGCGATATCATTGTTCTTCAAGATATTTTTGCCTATCAACAGGAAGGCTTGAGCCCTGAAGGTAAAATTATTGGCAGGCTGGTCCCAACAGGTGTAAGGCCGAAATTTTATGAGAAGCTGGAGGCCTCTGGTATTCATATTCCAGCATCTGTGTTTATTGATCAACAAGAGGAGTGGAGAAAATGA
- a CDS encoding P-loop NTPase, which yields MTSQDNMQTAQQNMGPQRGKMLAVCSAKGGIGRTTLTVNLAVALKKKNASVAILDGDFQFGDVNLAMDLKFSLTIKEVLEGIASIDEHSLTNYLAVHDSGVNVLTAPERPEFADLVTNEAANKIVDLLLASHDYLVVDTPVGLNEPSIRFIERADQILVVTNLEMASLKNTKLFLETLDILGLKERVRIIINRANMESVINATDAAKILAAENPINIPNDFQICSQSINLGVPFVIKHAKSDVAKGIFKMAESLTSMNSIISPKTKKNHSISKWFSKKRS from the coding sequence ATGACAAGCCAGGATAATATGCAAACAGCACAACAAAATATGGGTCCACAACGTGGAAAGATGCTTGCTGTCTGCAGTGCAAAAGGCGGGATTGGTCGTACCACACTAACCGTAAATTTAGCTGTAGCATTAAAAAAGAAAAATGCCTCGGTCGCTATTTTAGATGGGGATTTTCAATTCGGTGATGTAAATCTAGCTATGGATTTAAAATTCTCACTCACGATTAAGGAAGTTTTAGAAGGAATAGCCTCAATCGATGAGCATAGCCTGACTAATTATTTGGCCGTTCATGACAGCGGAGTGAACGTTTTGACTGCTCCAGAAAGGCCGGAATTTGCAGACTTAGTGACTAACGAAGCTGCCAATAAAATAGTAGACCTTCTTTTGGCTAGTCATGATTATCTTGTCGTTGATACGCCTGTGGGTTTAAACGAACCATCAATTCGTTTCATTGAGAGGGCGGATCAAATCCTAGTGGTGACAAATTTAGAGATGGCTTCTTTAAAAAATACTAAGCTATTTTTGGAAACACTCGATATTCTTGGACTGAAAGAAAGGGTACGAATCATTATTAATAGAGCGAATATGGAAAGTGTCATTAATGCAACAGATGCTGCGAAAATATTAGCAGCAGAGAATCCAATAAATATTCCTAATGATTTTCAGATTTGTTCGCAATCTATTAATCTCGGTGTTCCTTTTGTCATCAAACATGCGAAATCAGATGTGGCAAAAGGCATATTTAAGATGGCTGAGTCATTAACAAGCATGAATAGCATAATTTCTCCGAAAACGAAAAAAAATCATTCAATATCCAAATGGTTTTCCAAGAAACGATCGTAA
- the cpaB gene encoding Flp pilus assembly protein CpaB, with product MKPKIVLILSLVMGIITTFLFFQYTKQMGTQKVSTVATVGVVVAKEKIDKNEKITADKLEVVQKTAKDVLPQTIKTVEDAEGKLALAMIEKGEPILTHRIGSEKEEGVYVSRKVREGYRAVTIGVNINQSVSNLIEPEDEVDVVFTKVVKDATNKDVTQSEILLEKARVLAVGRKMQTPEQTKEPYTEYSSVTVELKPEDALKLVNASEEGKIHLILNKRPIMDEGTITRNQ from the coding sequence TTGAAGCCGAAAATAGTATTAATTCTCTCACTTGTGATGGGAATTATCACAACATTTTTGTTTTTTCAATATACAAAGCAAATGGGAACACAAAAGGTTTCTACCGTGGCAACGGTTGGAGTAGTGGTGGCGAAAGAAAAAATTGATAAAAATGAAAAAATAACGGCCGATAAATTAGAGGTTGTACAAAAGACGGCAAAAGATGTACTTCCACAAACAATAAAGACAGTTGAGGATGCAGAAGGAAAACTTGCATTAGCGATGATTGAAAAAGGGGAGCCGATTTTAACTCATCGAATTGGATCGGAGAAAGAAGAAGGGGTTTACGTTTCAAGGAAAGTCAGGGAAGGGTATCGAGCTGTAACCATAGGGGTAAATATTAATCAATCCGTCTCGAATTTAATTGAACCTGAGGATGAAGTGGATGTTGTTTTCACAAAAGTAGTTAAAGATGCTACAAATAAGGATGTTACCCAATCGGAAATATTGCTGGAAAAAGCAAGGGTTTTAGCTGTGGGGAGAAAAATGCAAACGCCAGAACAGACGAAGGAGCCTTATACGGAATATAGCTCGGTAACGGTAGAATTAAAACCAGAAGATGCACTTAAGCTTGTGAATGCTTCAGAAGAAGGAAAAATCCACTTGATTCTAAATAAGCGTCCAATAATGGATGAAGGTACTATTACAAGAAATCAATAA
- a CDS encoding TadE/TadG family type IV pilus assembly protein produces the protein MRKFFTSLFKGEQGNALILGAISLMTILCMAGLAIDGGLIYMEKAKLQKVANAAVLSGAQELPNTEQKVTDTVQYILDSHKAANTLTNLGINMGSKVTIHLTKSVNMTFMKIFGFEKTDVTARAAAGLGVIGKAVGAAPLGIDESVILEYNKTYLLKVDSSGVSSGNFGILALSGPGAKTYEQNLRYGYSELLKIGDVVDTQTGNIAGSTRSAINERVNGCTQPPGDYSLRSCSRILLIPVYKPYNFTSNQLKQVKVTGFAYFYITDPMSSTDTSIKGVFIKRAGAGTFDEGAKDRGAYSIRLTE, from the coding sequence ATGCGAAAATTTTTTACTAGTTTATTTAAGGGTGAGCAAGGGAATGCCCTCATTCTTGGTGCAATCTCGCTAATGACCATCCTCTGTATGGCAGGATTAGCCATAGATGGAGGCTTAATTTATATGGAAAAAGCAAAGCTGCAAAAGGTAGCAAATGCAGCCGTCCTTTCAGGGGCTCAAGAGCTGCCAAATACAGAACAAAAAGTGACTGATACCGTGCAATATATCTTAGATTCTCATAAAGCAGCGAACACGTTAACCAATCTTGGTATTAACATGGGAAGTAAAGTTACCATCCACCTAACGAAATCAGTAAACATGACGTTTATGAAAATTTTTGGTTTTGAAAAAACGGACGTCACAGCTAGAGCTGCAGCAGGATTAGGTGTGATAGGAAAAGCAGTAGGTGCCGCTCCATTAGGAATCGACGAGAGTGTGATTCTGGAATATAACAAAACTTACTTATTAAAAGTTGATTCTTCAGGAGTGTCATCAGGGAATTTTGGCATTTTGGCACTTAGTGGACCAGGAGCAAAAACCTATGAACAAAATTTAAGATATGGATATTCGGAACTTCTAAAAATTGGCGATGTTGTGGATACACAAACAGGGAATATAGCAGGAAGTACACGGTCAGCAATAAACGAGCGAGTAAATGGCTGTACACAGCCGCCAGGTGATTACAGTTTACGAAGTTGTTCCAGAATTCTACTTATACCGGTTTATAAGCCTTACAACTTTACAAGTAATCAATTAAAGCAAGTAAAGGTTACTGGTTTTGCCTATTTTTATATTACTGACCCAATGAGTTCGACAGATACCTCTATAAAAGGAGTTTTTATAAAAAGGGCCGGAGCAGGGACTTTTGATGAAGGTGCGAAGGACAGAGGAGCATACAGCATACGATTAACGGAGTAG
- a CDS encoding TadE/TadG family type IV pilus assembly protein, translated as MKKDERGQSLVETALIIPIFLLILVGILDFGRVIYSYAHLQMAAQETVRLGGLGKKDADISTFAHQYVHLGDTTKLQVTITPADTVRRSGDYVTVKLKYPMTFLTPMISKFFPSDFAIETNSTIRVE; from the coding sequence ATGAAAAAAGATGAACGTGGCCAATCGTTGGTAGAAACAGCGCTAATTATTCCTATTTTTCTATTGATTTTAGTAGGAATCCTTGATTTTGGTCGAGTGATATATTCCTATGCGCATTTGCAAATGGCGGCTCAGGAAACAGTTAGACTAGGTGGTCTGGGAAAGAAGGATGCTGACATTTCAACTTTCGCCCACCAATATGTCCATTTAGGGGATACGACAAAATTACAGGTAACAATCACTCCAGCGGATACGGTTAGGCGTTCGGGAGACTATGTAACAGTCAAGCTGAAGTATCCAATGACATTTTTAACTCCTATGATTTCCAAGTTCTTCCCCTCCGATTTTGCCATTGAAACAAATTCAACGATTCGCGTAGAGTGA